From a single Prochlorococcus sp. MIT 0603 genomic region:
- a CDS encoding glycosyltransferase family 2 protein, which yields MFISVVIPTYNRLQILEKCLTALESQKSSNSFDDYEVIVVDDGSTDGTYQWLERNSELFPHLILTKQDHGGPGLGRNKGVEQSRGDVIVFIDSDLVVTDSFLANHAFCLQRAWRRRGDRLCFTYGAVINTADFQNPTSERKKIRDLSWAYFATGNVAIDKNLLEESGLFDPAFKLYGWEDLELGERLRQFGTELIKCPKAVGYHWHPPLSLDQIPSLIQVEIERAKMAMVFYRKHPSNRVRFIIQFTLFHRFLWETLSLGGIINEVTLRPVLKYLIRRGFSGFAMELLRIPLNLIGVRQIFREARLKR from the coding sequence ATGTTCATAAGTGTCGTCATACCCACATATAATCGATTGCAAATTCTTGAGAAGTGTCTAACTGCCCTTGAGAGTCAAAAATCATCAAATTCCTTCGATGATTATGAAGTAATTGTTGTAGATGATGGTTCCACAGATGGAACATATCAATGGCTGGAAAGGAATTCAGAATTATTCCCTCATTTAATTTTAACCAAGCAAGATCATGGAGGTCCTGGATTAGGGAGGAATAAGGGTGTCGAGCAATCTAGGGGAGATGTCATAGTTTTTATTGATAGTGATTTGGTTGTTACAGACTCTTTTCTTGCAAACCATGCTTTCTGTCTGCAGAGAGCATGGCGAAGGAGAGGGGATAGGCTTTGTTTTACTTATGGTGCAGTTATAAATACTGCTGATTTTCAAAACCCCACATCAGAAAGAAAAAAAATAAGAGATCTTTCATGGGCTTACTTTGCTACTGGGAACGTAGCTATTGATAAAAACTTATTAGAAGAATCTGGCCTTTTTGACCCTGCATTTAAATTATATGGTTGGGAAGATTTGGAATTAGGGGAACGCCTTCGACAATTTGGTACAGAATTAATCAAATGTCCAAAGGCAGTCGGATATCATTGGCACCCGCCTTTATCACTTGATCAGATCCCTTCGTTAATTCAAGTTGAGATTGAAAGAGCCAAAATGGCTATGGTCTTTTATCGAAAACATCCTAGTAATCGGGTACGTTTTATTATCCAATTCACTTTGTTCCATAGATTTCTTTGGGAGACTTTGTCTTTAGGTGGGATTATAAATGAGGTAACACTTAGGCCGGTATTGAAGTATTTGATTCGGAGAGGTTTCTCAGGATTTGCGATGGAATTATTACGAATCCCCTTAAACCTTATTGGTGTGAGGCAGATTTTCCGGGAAGCCAGATTGAAAAGATAA
- the rpsB gene encoding 30S ribosomal protein S2: MAVVTLSEMMEAGAHFGHQTRRWNPKMSRYIYSARNGVHIIDLVKTAICMNNAYKWTRNAAKSGKRFLFVGTKKQASEVVAQEAARCGASYVNQRWLGGMLTNWTTMKARIDRLKDLERMESSGAIAMRPKKEASVLRHELERLRKYLGGLKGMKRLPDVVVLVDQRRETNAVLEARKLDIPLISMLDTNCDPDLCEVPIPCNDDAVRSVQLVLGRLADAINEGRHGSNDQRGRQRY; encoded by the coding sequence ATGGCTGTTGTTACTCTTTCAGAGATGATGGAGGCTGGTGCACACTTTGGTCACCAGACTCGAAGATGGAATCCTAAAATGTCACGCTATATATATAGCGCTAGAAATGGAGTTCATATTATAGATCTAGTTAAAACAGCAATATGCATGAATAATGCATATAAATGGACTAGAAATGCAGCCAAAAGTGGAAAGAGGTTTTTATTTGTTGGGACTAAAAAGCAAGCATCAGAAGTTGTAGCTCAAGAAGCTGCAAGATGTGGAGCTTCTTACGTAAATCAACGATGGCTTGGTGGAATGCTCACCAATTGGACAACAATGAAGGCTCGAATAGATCGTCTTAAGGATCTTGAGCGGATGGAATCAAGTGGAGCGATAGCAATGAGACCTAAGAAAGAAGCATCTGTCTTAAGGCATGAGTTAGAAAGACTTCGGAAGTATCTTGGTGGTTTAAAAGGTATGAAGCGCTTGCCAGATGTTGTTGTTTTAGTTGATCAGCGTAGAGAAACAAATGCTGTGTTAGAAGCTAGGAAATTAGACATCCCCCTTATCTCAATGCTAGATACCAATTGTGATCCAGATTTATGTGAGGTGCCTATTCCTTGTAATGATGATGCAGTTAGATCTGTGCAGCTTGTTTTAGGTAGACTCGCTGATGCTATCAATGAAGGTCGACATGGTTCAAATGATCAAAGAGGAAGACAGAGATATTAA
- the tsf gene encoding translation elongation factor Ts has product MCCYPNFKNNDRFFTLHIKKMADITAKLVKDLRDKTSAGMMDCKKALAESDGDMSKAIEWLRQKGIASAEKKSGRVAAEGAIGSYIHTGARVGVLIELNCETDFVARGDLFQGLLRDVAMQVAACPNVEYVKVEDIPNDIVEKEKAIEMGRDDLAGKPDQIKAKIVEGRISKRLKELALIEQPFIKDSSITVEQLVKQVAGKLGENLRVRRFTRYTLGEGINVEDSDFAAEVASMST; this is encoded by the coding sequence CTGTGCTGTTACCCTAATTTCAAAAATAACGACAGATTTTTCACCCTTCACATTAAAAAAATGGCTGATATCACAGCAAAACTTGTTAAAGATCTTAGAGATAAGACAAGTGCAGGAATGATGGATTGTAAAAAGGCATTGGCAGAGTCTGATGGAGATATGTCAAAAGCAATTGAATGGCTTCGTCAAAAAGGCATAGCTAGTGCCGAGAAGAAGTCCGGCCGTGTTGCCGCTGAGGGAGCAATAGGCAGTTATATCCATACAGGTGCAAGAGTGGGAGTTCTTATAGAATTGAATTGTGAAACTGATTTTGTTGCTCGTGGAGATTTATTTCAGGGACTTTTAAGAGATGTTGCTATGCAAGTTGCTGCTTGCCCTAATGTTGAATACGTAAAAGTAGAAGATATCCCAAACGATATAGTTGAAAAGGAAAAAGCTATAGAGATGGGAAGAGATGATTTGGCTGGCAAGCCTGATCAAATTAAAGCAAAGATCGTAGAAGGAAGAATATCTAAAAGATTAAAAGAACTTGCTTTAATAGAACAACCTTTTATTAAGGATAGTTCTATTACTGTTGAACAACTTGTAAAACAAGTTGCAGGAAAGCTAGGTGAGAATTTGAGAGTTCGAAGATTTACACGTTATACACTGGGTGAAGGGATCAATGTAGAAGACTCAGATTTTGCAGCAGAGGTAGCTTCAATGTCTACTTGA
- the recG gene encoding ATP-dependent DNA helicase RecG, with translation MVEEYSDKQTDKKVLRLINELKDWIRPLQQALTVEAENEFRNLDGRNECFNSFLSREIKGFKSSLFSGDVNKALIDLAASYEDYSSLELSKRRRLVIDTRKFLHLLSNKYESPPSFAPPKLKIANSVDSGQLQDSRTLKALSLNSSIGHIKGVGTRMIECFKALGIITVKDLLLHYPRDYVDYSALKRIISLEPGETATVVATIRRTSSFTSPRNPNLSILELQLEDITGRVKVTKFFVGKRFSNRSFLKRQESLYPKGSLVAISGLVKSSSSFGKSFSDPLIEILESNYSVVKSRGIGRILPIYHLTEGLSAERIRGFVYSVISLSRTWEDPLPIDSINSLSLLKKSDAIYQIHKPITQQSLKEAKRRLVFDEFLFLQLGLLKRRRALERYKAPVLSNHNEKTGLAKKFLSLLPFSLTRSQQHVLNQIESDLALSKPMSRLVQGDVGSGKTVVAIAALLKAVESGWQGAFMAPTEVLAHQHYLTLCKWMPQLHVTVELLTGSTSSSDRKRIEIDLATGNLKIIVGTHALIENKVSFARLGLVVVDEQHRFGVNQRNLLLNKGLHPHLLTMTATPIPRTLALSIHGDLDVSQITELPPGRTPIKTLLLRDSERNKAYEIIEEEIKLGRQAYVVLPLVDESDKLKLRSAIDVYHDLSTDIFSNYEVGLLHGRMNSLDKKNVINRFSNNAIQVLVSTTVIEVGVDVPLATVMVVDHADRFGLSQLHQLRGRVGRGSASSKCILIDTSATNATRNRLEVLVQSNDGFAISEIDLRLRGPGQVLGTRQSGLPDFALANLVDDEGILECARDEAARILKKDPNLIENNLLREMLDEYWDRLVSRTQLN, from the coding sequence GTGGTTGAAGAATACTCAGACAAACAAACAGATAAAAAGGTCTTAAGGCTTATAAATGAGCTGAAAGATTGGATTAGGCCTTTGCAACAGGCTTTGACAGTGGAAGCTGAGAATGAATTCAGAAATTTAGATGGAAGAAATGAATGCTTTAATTCTTTCTTGAGTAGAGAAATAAAAGGATTCAAATCATCTCTTTTCTCAGGAGATGTCAATAAAGCTCTTATTGATTTGGCCGCATCGTATGAAGACTATTCTTCATTGGAGTTGTCTAAAAGACGTAGACTTGTAATTGATACAAGGAAATTTCTTCACCTTTTAAGTAATAAGTATGAATCGCCCCCCTCGTTTGCTCCTCCTAAATTAAAAATAGCTAATTCAGTTGACTCAGGACAATTGCAAGATAGTCGAACTCTCAAGGCTCTTTCTCTTAATAGTTCTATAGGACATATAAAGGGCGTTGGAACGAGAATGATTGAATGTTTTAAGGCTTTAGGAATAATTACTGTGAAAGATCTTCTTTTGCATTACCCAAGAGATTACGTGGATTATTCAGCCCTTAAGCGAATTATATCTTTGGAGCCTGGTGAAACAGCTACTGTTGTAGCAACAATAAGACGTACCAGCTCTTTTACAAGTCCACGTAATCCGAATTTGTCTATTCTTGAATTACAATTGGAGGACATCACAGGTCGAGTCAAAGTAACCAAATTCTTTGTTGGAAAGAGGTTTAGTAATAGATCTTTTCTTAAAAGGCAGGAATCTTTGTATCCCAAAGGATCATTGGTGGCAATTAGCGGCTTGGTCAAGTCTTCAAGTAGTTTTGGCAAGTCATTTAGTGATCCGTTAATAGAAATCTTAGAAAGCAATTATTCAGTTGTTAAATCAAGAGGTATTGGTAGGATTTTGCCTATTTATCATTTAACAGAAGGCCTTTCTGCAGAACGAATTCGGGGTTTTGTCTATTCAGTAATTTCATTGTCACGTACATGGGAAGACCCTTTGCCTATAGATAGCATTAATTCACTCTCGTTGTTAAAGAAAAGTGATGCCATTTATCAAATACATAAGCCAATAACTCAACAATCTCTGAAAGAGGCAAAAAGAAGACTTGTCTTTGATGAATTTCTTTTCCTTCAACTTGGTCTTCTCAAACGCAGAAGAGCACTTGAGAGATATAAGGCACCAGTTTTATCAAATCATAATGAAAAAACTGGATTGGCAAAGAAGTTTTTATCTCTTTTACCTTTTTCTTTAACAAGATCACAACAACATGTTCTTAATCAAATTGAGTCAGATCTCGCCTTGTCAAAACCAATGTCTCGTTTAGTCCAAGGAGATGTGGGAAGTGGTAAAACTGTTGTAGCAATTGCTGCACTTTTAAAGGCTGTTGAGTCAGGTTGGCAAGGTGCTTTTATGGCTCCAACTGAGGTCCTTGCTCATCAGCATTATTTAACTCTCTGTAAATGGATGCCGCAATTACATGTCACAGTTGAATTGCTTACGGGGTCAACCTCTTCCTCTGACAGGAAAAGAATTGAGATTGATTTGGCGACGGGTAACTTGAAAATAATTGTAGGGACTCATGCTCTCATTGAAAACAAGGTCTCTTTTGCGCGCTTAGGACTTGTGGTTGTAGATGAGCAACATAGGTTTGGTGTCAATCAAAGGAATCTTTTGCTTAATAAAGGGCTGCACCCTCATCTCCTTACCATGACAGCAACACCAATACCTCGTACATTAGCTCTTTCAATTCATGGCGACTTAGATGTCAGCCAAATCACTGAGCTACCACCAGGTAGAACCCCAATAAAGACTCTTCTCCTTCGAGATTCAGAAAGGAACAAAGCATATGAAATTATTGAGGAAGAAATTAAGTTGGGACGACAAGCATATGTAGTATTACCTTTGGTAGACGAATCAGATAAGTTGAAATTACGTTCAGCTATAGACGTATATCATGATTTATCTACAGATATTTTTTCTAATTATGAGGTCGGCTTATTGCATGGACGTATGAATAGCCTTGATAAGAAGAATGTCATTAATAGATTTTCAAATAATGCAATCCAGGTACTTGTTTCTACTACTGTTATAGAAGTTGGTGTAGATGTTCCATTGGCTACTGTAATGGTTGTTGACCATGCTGATAGATTTGGCCTTTCGCAATTACATCAATTGCGTGGCCGAGTTGGGAGAGGATCTGCGAGCTCTAAATGCATCCTAATTGATACTTCTGCAACAAATGCAACACGAAACAGGTTAGAAGTGCTTGTTCAATCAAATGATGGTTTTGCCATATCAGAAATTGATCTACGCTTACGTGGTCCAGGACAAGTTTTAGGCACACGCCAATCTGGCTTGCCTGATTTTGCATTGGCTAACCTTGTTGACGATGAAGGCATACTTGAATGTGCTCGTGATGAAGCTGCAAGAATTTTAAAAAAAGATCCAAACTTGATTGAAAATAATTTACTTAGAGAGATGTTGGATGAATATTGGGACCGTCTTGTTTCAAGGACACAACTTAATTAA